From a region of the Thermococcus sp. 21S7 genome:
- a CDS encoding IS607 family transposase, translating into MPKFYKPSEVAELLNYNKVTIIRWIHAGKIRAIKIGRDYRIPEEEVQKLLGKKNETTRAVLYARVSGRDQKNNLETQLKTLEQYAVSKGYQIVEEVKEIASGLNENRKGLKKLINLAKNGEYDILLITYPDRLTRFGFKYLEELFSAYNVRIESVFKKDKTPREELIEDLIAIITSFAGRLYGLRSHKNKKFVQEFKKLLTEVENE; encoded by the coding sequence ATGCCCAAGTTTTATAAACCCTCAGAAGTCGCAGAACTCTTAAACTACAACAAAGTCACAATAATCCGCTGGATTCACGCAGGAAAAATCAGGGCAATCAAAATAGGCCGAGACTACAGAATCCCCGAAGAAGAAGTCCAAAAACTACTCGGCAAAAAGAACGAGACAACCAGAGCAGTCCTCTACGCAAGAGTCTCAGGAAGAGACCAGAAGAACAACCTTGAAACCCAGCTCAAAACCCTCGAACAATACGCAGTTAGCAAAGGCTACCAAATCGTTGAAGAAGTGAAAGAAATTGCCTCCGGACTGAACGAGAACAGGAAAGGCCTTAAAAAACTCATCAACCTCGCCAAGAACGGAGAATATGACATCCTTTTAATAACCTACCCCGACAGGCTAACAAGATTCGGTTTCAAATACTTGGAAGAACTCTTCTCAGCCTACAACGTGAGGATTGAATCGGTCTTCAAAAAAGATAAGACTCCCCGAGAAGAACTCATTGAAGACCTAATAGCCATAATAACCAGTTTTGCGGGGAGACTCTACGGGTTAAGAAGTCACAAGAACAAGAAGTTCGTCCAAGAGTTCAAAAAACTCCTCACGGAGGTTGAAAACGAGTGA
- a CDS encoding RNA-guided endonuclease TnpB family protein: MKLTRTVVLESLPLTRRKFEAIKEVYDEYSAILEFLTDYAVENRVKSHLKLRKLFYGKLKEEYDLPTHYYYTVCQDAVTRAKSFLELKKKGRAGTEKPVVRKISLWLDDVLWDYKRFPQFNTLKDGRKILVIGLTTKRGRVKLPLKPHKLFFKYLNEGWKVKAGVKLHIVEKERKVLAYFVFEKEFDERELTGNFLSVDYNADNVSFGTGEFLIQVQTELGRLTRFYSSVRKGIQESHSVGWNRKLPSTRGKELLRKFGRRKMSRRIDLQRKLAKRLVEVAKELNTTIVLEVVPKNFNQKVTKRRRKSEKRLRDTLHNIGMNGFQRFVLEKAIEYGVPVVFVNPSYSSQVCPHCGAFKVKPDDDALRRRVFECPVCGFSLDRDFVAVLNLLGLFPFSPKACEPPVEDSVSPVMLVVEANLLHHKNSLVVVSECLQRK; this comes from the coding sequence GTGAAACTAACCAGAACAGTAGTCCTTGAGAGTCTCCCCCTCACGAGGAGAAAGTTCGAAGCGATAAAAGAAGTGTATGATGAATACTCGGCGATTCTGGAGTTCCTGACAGATTACGCCGTCGAGAACAGGGTGAAGAGCCACCTGAAACTCAGAAAACTCTTTTATGGAAAACTCAAGGAAGAATACGATCTTCCAACGCACTATTACTACACGGTTTGCCAAGACGCCGTAACGAGGGCTAAAAGTTTTCTTGAACTGAAAAAGAAGGGAAGAGCGGGAACAGAGAAACCAGTCGTCAGGAAAATCTCCCTCTGGCTGGACGATGTTCTGTGGGACTACAAACGATTCCCCCAATTTAACACGCTCAAAGACGGAAGAAAAATCCTTGTGATTGGATTGACCACCAAACGGGGGCGAGTAAAACTTCCTCTGAAACCCCACAAACTTTTCTTCAAGTATCTCAACGAGGGATGGAAAGTCAAGGCTGGCGTGAAGCTCCATATTGTCGAGAAAGAACGAAAAGTTCTTGCGTATTTTGTCTTCGAGAAAGAGTTTGATGAAAGAGAACTGACTGGAAACTTTCTCAGCGTTGATTACAATGCTGATAACGTTTCCTTTGGGACTGGAGAGTTCCTGATTCAGGTTCAGACTGAATTGGGAAGACTGACGAGGTTTTATTCCAGTGTGAGGAAGGGGATTCAGGAGTCTCACTCGGTCGGCTGGAATAGGAAACTGCCTTCAACGAGGGGAAAGGAACTCCTAAGGAAGTTCGGACGGAGAAAGATGAGTAGGAGAATTGATTTGCAGAGGAAGTTGGCGAAGAGACTGGTTGAAGTTGCCAAAGAGTTGAACACTACGATTGTCCTTGAGGTTGTTCCCAAGAATTTCAACCAGAAGGTGACCAAGAGGAGAAGGAAGAGCGAGAAGAGGTTGAGGGATACTCTTCATAATATTGGGATGAACGGGTTTCAGCGGTTCGTTTTGGAGAAGGCTATTGAATATGGTGTTCCTGTGGTTTTCGTCAACCCCTCTTATTCTTCTCAGGTTTGTCCGCACTGTGGTGCGTTTAAGGTTAAACCCGATGACGACGCTCTGCGTCGGAGGGTTTTCGAGTGTCCCGTTTGTGGTTTTTCTTTGGATAGGGATTTTGTGGCGGTCTTGAACTTGTTGGGGCTGTTTCCGTTCAGCCCGAAGGCCTGTGAGCCGCCAGTTGAGGACTCGGTGAGTCCTGTGATGCTGGTGGTTGAGGCCAACCTCCTGCACCACAAGAATTCCTTGGTAGTGGTTAGCGAGTGTTTGCAACGAAAATAG
- a CDS encoding proton-conducting transporter membrane subunit, with protein MNGQYAALLIALPLISAFFVPLLKGAGKNAVRYFLIAVTALQTGIAAWVFQGVYSTGQPIIVIAGGWKPPVGINLYFGHFAALFVLIVAAISFLMALFSLRAIEVEPIDKYAMLFLLLMLGATGMIATGDIFNLFVFMEITAISAYALTAYNKTGEAAEASMKYIILGGIGSSFFLVGIALIYGSLGTLNMAQIAQLAATMDPTVAQVGLALIIFGLAVEAELFPLNAWAPDAYQAAPHPVTVMFSAFVVKAGLYAMARILYLMQDVGGWGSVLKLLVVLATLTVIVAELAALRQRNVKRMIAYSSIAQIGLIALAFALGTQSGIDAGVFHMINHAIVKAMLFLAVGYVAMTLGGAEIENFRGLGRRMPLTAFAISVGAIATVGIPLFNIFWSKIRIILATLQVGYTWAAVLVLTASVVEAVYYFRLLHTMWFEGDGERIDENIVIGLMVLFLAALVVVIGIYPDYAWNLAQKAGNDIFNVAQYVKNVPLMGVGA; from the coding sequence ATGAACGGGCAGTACGCCGCTCTGCTCATAGCGTTACCCCTCATCAGCGCGTTCTTCGTGCCCCTGCTGAAGGGCGCCGGAAAGAACGCAGTCAGGTACTTCCTCATAGCAGTTACCGCACTCCAGACCGGAATAGCCGCGTGGGTGTTCCAGGGGGTTTACTCTACGGGACAGCCGATAATCGTCATCGCAGGTGGCTGGAAGCCGCCCGTTGGAATCAACCTGTACTTCGGCCACTTCGCGGCGCTCTTCGTGCTCATCGTCGCGGCAATCAGCTTCCTCATGGCCCTCTTCAGCCTCAGGGCAATCGAAGTCGAGCCCATAGACAAGTACGCCATGCTCTTCCTGCTCCTCATGCTCGGAGCCACCGGCATGATAGCGACGGGGGACATATTCAACCTCTTCGTATTCATGGAGATAACCGCCATCAGCGCCTACGCTCTAACCGCCTACAACAAAACCGGTGAAGCCGCTGAGGCCTCGATGAAGTACATAATCCTCGGTGGAATCGGTTCCAGCTTCTTCCTCGTGGGCATAGCGCTCATCTACGGCTCTCTCGGAACCCTCAACATGGCACAGATAGCGCAGCTGGCCGCAACAATGGACCCGACCGTCGCACAGGTGGGACTGGCGCTGATAATCTTCGGCCTGGCCGTTGAGGCGGAGCTCTTCCCGCTCAACGCCTGGGCCCCCGATGCATACCAGGCCGCTCCGCACCCGGTGACCGTCATGTTCTCGGCCTTCGTCGTCAAGGCGGGCCTTTACGCAATGGCCAGGATTCTCTACCTGATGCAGGACGTCGGAGGCTGGGGTTCGGTCCTAAAGCTTCTCGTCGTGCTGGCGACGCTCACGGTAATCGTTGCGGAGCTCGCCGCGCTCAGGCAGAGGAACGTCAAGAGGATGATAGCCTACTCCAGTATAGCCCAGATAGGCCTCATCGCGCTAGCCTTCGCCCTCGGAACCCAGAGCGGCATCGACGCCGGCGTCTTCCATATGATAAACCACGCCATCGTGAAGGCCATGCTGTTCCTCGCGGTGGGCTACGTTGCGATGACCCTCGGAGGGGCCGAGATTGAGAACTTCAGGGGACTTGGAAGGAGGATGCCGCTGACGGCATTCGCGATTTCGGTGGGTGCCATAGCCACCGTCGGAATACCGCTGTTCAACATATTCTGGAGCAAAATCAGGATAATACTCGCCACCCTCCAGGTGGGCTACACGTGGGCGGCTGTCCTGGTGCTCACCGCAAGCGTCGTGGAGGCAGTCTATTACTTCAGGCTGCTCCACACGATGTGGTTCGAGGGAGACGGAGAGAGGATAGACGAGAACATCGTTATCGGCCTCATGGTGCTGTTCCTCGCGGCCCTCGTGGTCGTGATAGGAATCTACCCAGACTACGCCTGGAACCTTGCCCAGAAGGCCGGAAACGACATCTTCAACGTTGCCCAGTACGTTAAGAACGTGCCGCTGATGGGGGTGGGAGCATGA
- a CDS encoding respiratory chain complex I subunit 1 family protein, producing the protein MIDWKLVLEVIGMLIYATFMGFIFMGIERKAMARIQRRVGPPIYQPIIDTLKLLGKKESVTHGFIYDFGPIFALGASIAALLFIPLAGFRLFSASADLIVVAYLLEVPMLGIMLGAMSSGNPYSAVGVQRGLLTMVAMQLPYGLALIAIIQHWGTFKLNELVSLQQAQGWSILVPALFLAMIVFDIVFQAMLGLEPFDIITAPAEISMGPMVEYGGKHAALLFTQHAVQLFAETAFFAVIFLGGASNLIELLIKQIAVLFIAIFVASIYPRFTIDQAAKFFWKWPTILGIIAVLLTM; encoded by the coding sequence ATGATTGACTGGAAGCTCGTCCTGGAAGTCATTGGAATGCTGATATACGCCACCTTCATGGGCTTCATCTTCATGGGCATCGAGAGAAAGGCCATGGCAAGGATTCAGCGCCGTGTGGGTCCGCCGATATACCAGCCGATAATAGACACCCTCAAGCTGCTGGGCAAAAAGGAGAGCGTCACCCACGGGTTCATCTACGACTTCGGCCCGATATTCGCCCTCGGAGCCAGCATCGCAGCGCTGCTCTTCATTCCCCTCGCAGGCTTCCGCCTCTTCAGCGCCAGCGCCGACCTCATCGTCGTTGCGTACCTCCTGGAGGTGCCGATGCTCGGTATAATGCTCGGTGCCATGAGTTCGGGCAACCCCTATTCGGCGGTCGGTGTCCAGCGTGGACTGCTCACCATGGTGGCCATGCAGCTCCCGTACGGTCTGGCGCTGATAGCCATCATCCAGCACTGGGGAACGTTCAAGCTGAACGAGCTGGTGTCCCTCCAGCAGGCCCAGGGATGGAGCATACTCGTTCCGGCGCTCTTCCTGGCAATGATAGTCTTCGACATAGTCTTCCAGGCGATGCTCGGCCTTGAGCCCTTCGACATAATCACCGCCCCGGCGGAAATCTCGATGGGCCCCATGGTCGAGTACGGCGGCAAGCACGCGGCACTGCTCTTTACCCAGCATGCGGTTCAGCTCTTCGCAGAGACGGCCTTCTTTGCGGTAATCTTCCTCGGAGGAGCCAGCAACCTCATCGAACTGCTCATCAAGCAGATAGCGGTGCTCTTCATAGCGATATTCGTGGCCAGCATCTACCCGAGGTTCACCATAGACCAGGCGGCCAAGTTCTTCTGGAAGTGGCCCACGATACTGGGAATAATAGCCGTGCTCCTGACGATGTGA
- a CDS encoding regulator, with product MWGKIEHYFDEYPVRKQIAKTLLKYGLRVSDDMKIKAGDIEVPYTKIAKALDVDRRVVKETVGMILKIPELKEVYTNLEPTVHMKYVGRHVGYGVIEIEPEPRAIGILAKIAQKIAERDINIIQVVAEDPELYPEATLTIITEKPIPGDLINELSKLEGVKRISIY from the coding sequence ATGTGGGGAAAGATCGAGCATTACTTTGACGAGTATCCCGTGAGGAAGCAGATCGCCAAGACGCTCCTCAAGTACGGCCTCAGAGTTTCCGATGATATGAAGATTAAGGCCGGTGACATAGAGGTTCCGTACACCAAGATCGCGAAGGCCCTCGACGTTGACCGGCGCGTCGTCAAGGAAACCGTTGGGATGATACTCAAGATACCCGAGCTGAAGGAGGTATACACCAACCTTGAACCGACCGTTCACATGAAATACGTTGGAAGACACGTCGGCTACGGCGTCATAGAGATTGAGCCCGAACCCAGGGCGATAGGAATACTCGCCAAGATCGCCCAGAAGATAGCGGAGAGGGACATAAACATCATCCAGGTCGTTGCCGAAGACCCCGAACTCTATCCCGAAGCAACCCTCACGATAATCACCGAAAAGCCGATCCCCGGCGACCTCATCAACGAGCTCTCCAAGCTGGAGGGCGTCAAGAGAATATCCATCTACTGA
- a CDS encoding radical SAM protein, producing MIAVRLPHTHFEDAGENIRLVWRETLCADFEKEELARAIKRKYRVKPVITARDGALLVEADYPDVEKYIALYIQNNLGALLRNRYTGRKVIYIHEGLDVPLLGYNAFGLIDRGTNLIQVRGVSGCNLSCVFCSVDEGPYSRTRKLDYVVDVDYLVKWFDDVARIKGRGLEAHLDGQGEPLIYPFRVELVQALREHPNVSVISMQSNGTLLNDKLVEELAEAGLDRVNLSIHSLDPDKARMLMGMKSYDLEHVLDMAEALVNAGIDVLLAPVIIFGINDDEAEAFIEFARKIGAGKRWPALGFQNYIPYKFGRNPTIAKLVPFKDFYAWLRKLEEKTGMRPLVLKPRHFGMEKREFIPLSFRPGEIVKAEIVLPGRIKGEMLAKARNRLIEVVNTDAEIGDRIRIRIVRTRHGIYIGTPV from the coding sequence ATGATAGCGGTAAGGCTTCCCCATACACACTTTGAAGATGCCGGTGAGAATATCAGACTGGTCTGGCGCGAGACGCTCTGCGCCGATTTTGAGAAGGAGGAACTCGCGAGAGCTATTAAACGGAAATACCGCGTGAAACCAGTCATAACCGCGAGGGACGGTGCCCTCCTGGTGGAGGCCGACTACCCCGACGTTGAGAAGTACATAGCCCTCTACATCCAGAACAACCTCGGCGCCCTGCTGAGAAACCGCTATACCGGAAGGAAGGTCATCTACATCCATGAGGGACTCGATGTTCCGCTCCTCGGCTACAACGCCTTCGGCCTGATAGACAGGGGGACCAACCTCATACAGGTCAGGGGCGTGAGCGGCTGCAACCTCAGTTGCGTGTTCTGCTCCGTGGACGAGGGACCGTATTCGAGGACGAGGAAGCTCGACTACGTCGTTGACGTTGACTACCTCGTGAAATGGTTCGACGACGTTGCGAGGATAAAGGGAAGGGGACTTGAGGCGCACCTCGACGGGCAGGGCGAGCCGCTCATCTACCCTTTCCGCGTCGAGCTCGTCCAGGCTTTACGGGAGCACCCGAACGTGTCCGTCATCTCGATGCAGAGCAACGGAACGCTCCTGAACGACAAACTTGTTGAGGAGCTTGCCGAGGCCGGCCTCGACAGGGTGAACCTCTCCATCCACTCCCTCGACCCGGACAAGGCGAGGATGCTCATGGGGATGAAGAGCTACGACCTTGAGCACGTCCTAGACATGGCGGAGGCTCTGGTCAACGCGGGAATAGACGTTCTCCTCGCCCCCGTCATAATCTTTGGAATAAACGACGATGAGGCCGAGGCCTTCATAGAGTTCGCGAGGAAAATCGGCGCCGGAAAGCGCTGGCCGGCCCTCGGCTTTCAGAACTACATCCCGTACAAGTTCGGCAGAAACCCGACGATAGCGAAGCTCGTCCCCTTCAAGGACTTCTACGCCTGGCTCAGAAAGCTTGAGGAGAAGACCGGCATGAGGCCGCTCGTTCTGAAGCCCAGGCACTTCGGAATGGAAAAGCGCGAATTCATTCCCCTCTCCTTCAGGCCGGGAGAAATCGTCAAGGCCGAGATCGTTCTTCCTGGGAGGATAAAGGGCGAGATGCTGGCGAAAGCCCGGAACCGGCTCATCGAGGTCGTAAACACGGACGCAGAGATAGGAGACCGGATAAGAATACGGATAGTCCGGACCCGGCACGGAATTTACATCGGCACTCCGGTTTAG
- the mnhG gene encoding monovalent cation/H(+) antiporter subunit G, producing the protein MNALTAIGEILVLLGTFFYFLSALGLIRMPDVYNRMQTSTKSATLGSLGVLVGVGIWALGTDFGSIPWLTKTIVIAVFLLLTNPISAHALIRAAYKSGIPLWEGSVVDKYREHLEARMREEVEAPEAPEETPAGEGGEE; encoded by the coding sequence ATGAACGCGCTCACCGCCATCGGTGAAATCCTCGTGCTGCTGGGAACGTTCTTCTACTTCCTGTCGGCGCTGGGTCTCATCAGAATGCCGGACGTCTACAACAGGATGCAGACCTCGACCAAGAGCGCCACTCTCGGTTCGCTCGGTGTCCTGGTGGGCGTCGGCATCTGGGCGCTCGGCACCGACTTCGGAAGCATCCCCTGGCTCACGAAGACCATCGTCATCGCGGTCTTTCTGCTGCTCACCAACCCGATAAGCGCCCACGCGCTCATAAGGGCGGCCTACAAGAGCGGCATACCTCTCTGGGAGGGCAGCGTTGTTGACAAGTACAGGGAGCACCTGGAGGCACGGATGAGGGAGGAAGTTGAGGCCCCCGAGGCACCCGAAGAAACACCCGCTGGGGAGGGTGGTGAGGAATGA
- a CDS encoding Na(+)/H(+) antiporter subunit B translates to MLKRALAIILLLIVGYWLAQGLAGVPFGQDKMLVGQYYLDNVKQQTGAVNAVTAVVVNYRGFDTLGEVTVLFIASTGVGALLWRKKKKRSAKTEGSIVLTTGTRLLVPFVMLFGAYIFIHGHLTPGGGFPGGATIATAFLLLYLAFITYEIPHKSFEKTEGLAGMGYVLVGLIGLAIGGYFLFDWIWQTWNFGTENVGRLLSGGFIPIIYTIIGLKVGTELSGIIDNMLKEEVSE, encoded by the coding sequence ATGCTCAAGCGCGCACTCGCTATAATCCTGCTCCTCATCGTGGGTTACTGGCTCGCCCAGGGCCTTGCTGGAGTTCCCTTCGGCCAGGACAAAATGCTGGTGGGCCAGTACTACCTCGACAACGTGAAGCAGCAGACCGGAGCGGTCAACGCGGTCACCGCCGTCGTCGTCAACTACCGTGGGTTCGATACCCTCGGTGAGGTCACCGTTCTGTTCATAGCATCAACCGGAGTCGGCGCACTCCTCTGGAGGAAAAAGAAGAAGAGGAGCGCCAAGACCGAGGGTTCGATAGTCCTCACAACCGGAACGAGACTCCTAGTGCCCTTCGTCATGCTCTTCGGTGCCTACATCTTCATCCACGGGCACCTCACACCGGGAGGAGGATTCCCGGGCGGAGCCACCATCGCCACCGCGTTCCTGCTGCTGTATCTGGCGTTCATAACCTACGAGATACCCCACAAAAGCTTCGAGAAGACCGAGGGGCTCGCCGGAATGGGCTACGTTCTCGTCGGCCTCATCGGTCTCGCCATAGGCGGCTACTTCCTCTTCGACTGGATATGGCAGACCTGGAACTTCGGCACGGAGAACGTTGGAAGGCTCCTGAGCGGTGGATTCATACCGATAATCTACACCATCATCGGCCTGAAGGTCGGCACCGAGCTCAGCGGCATCATCGACAACATGCTCAAGGAGGAGGTGAGCGAATGA
- a CDS encoding NADH-quinone oxidoreductase subunit K — MISVYYFGAIALILVGLYAILVKKNLLKVLIGLSIMETGVNLLLISVGYVSGRSAPILSEGIGPNQAVDPIPQALVLTAIVIGVATTAMALSVAMLIYEKYGTLNIEEIRRLRG; from the coding sequence ATGATCAGCGTCTACTACTTCGGCGCCATAGCACTCATCCTCGTGGGCCTCTACGCGATACTCGTCAAGAAGAACCTCCTGAAGGTGCTCATAGGACTCAGCATAATGGAAACCGGCGTGAACCTGCTTCTCATCAGCGTGGGCTACGTCTCCGGAAGGAGCGCACCTATACTGAGCGAGGGAATCGGTCCGAACCAGGCCGTCGACCCGATTCCGCAGGCCCTCGTGCTCACCGCGATAGTTATAGGCGTTGCCACCACCGCCATGGCCCTTAGCGTCGCCATGCTGATCTACGAGAAGTACGGAACCCTTAACATCGAGGAGATAAGGAGGTTGAGAGGATGA
- a CDS encoding DUF4040 domain-containing protein, whose amino-acid sequence MNCITCIEYIIVGIMIISAVLAVEWRDLLAAAVGMAAVSLFASLLFFMLQAPDVAMTEAAIGAALSGAIFIFAIKRTQRFETEEEEKPGWWVRW is encoded by the coding sequence ATGAACTGCATAACCTGCATTGAATACATCATAGTCGGCATCATGATAATATCCGCGGTTCTCGCGGTGGAGTGGAGAGACCTCCTGGCGGCGGCAGTTGGAATGGCCGCGGTCAGTCTATTCGCCTCGCTGCTGTTCTTCATGCTGCAGGCGCCGGACGTCGCAATGACCGAGGCAGCTATAGGCGCAGCGCTCAGCGGTGCGATATTCATCTTCGCCATCAAGAGAACCCAGCGCTTTGAGACGGAGGAGGAAGAAAAGCCCGGCTGGTGGGTGAGGTGGTGA
- a CDS encoding Na+/H+ antiporter subunit E: MGEASRISRYLYTVIVLFLIWLFLTASLDPQELEIGLLLSLIVGAFTYEIFTTNGLANLSPRRIAYAIAYIPYFLWAMIMANLDVAYRVLHPKRPINPGIVECRTVLESDVGKLSLANSITLTPGTITLDVDGDKYFIHWIDVKDDSVEGASKNITQPFEKFLKVIFG, from the coding sequence ATGGGAGAAGCAAGCAGGATAAGCCGCTACCTGTACACGGTTATCGTACTGTTCCTAATATGGCTGTTTCTAACGGCCAGTTTGGACCCACAGGAACTGGAAATCGGCCTACTACTGTCGCTCATCGTCGGTGCCTTCACCTACGAGATATTCACAACGAACGGCCTCGCAAACCTCAGCCCGAGGAGGATAGCATACGCAATAGCCTACATCCCCTACTTCCTGTGGGCGATGATAATGGCAAACCTCGACGTCGCATACAGGGTTCTGCATCCCAAGAGACCGATAAACCCGGGAATCGTCGAGTGCAGGACTGTTCTTGAAAGCGACGTCGGGAAGCTCAGCCTGGCGAACTCCATCACCCTGACTCCGGGAACCATAACCCTCGACGTTGACGGTGACAAGTACTTCATACACTGGATAGACGTCAAGGACGATTCTGTTGAAGGTGCCTCCAAGAACATAACCCAGCCCTTTGAAAAGTTCCTGAAGGTGATCTTCGGATGA
- a CDS encoding monovalent cation/H+ antiporter complex subunit F — MIGINIYLALIAVATLLSMYRVFRGPTTVDRLVAVDIMTTITTGLMVLFALYYRRMIFLDVALVYAILAFGGVIAFARYMEGGL; from the coding sequence ATGATAGGGATAAACATTTATCTCGCGCTCATAGCCGTAGCGACGCTGCTCAGCATGTACAGGGTCTTCAGAGGACCGACCACAGTTGACAGGCTCGTCGCCGTTGACATCATGACAACCATAACCACCGGGCTCATGGTTCTCTTCGCGCTCTACTACAGGAGGATGATATTCCTCGACGTTGCCCTGGTCTACGCGATACTCGCCTTCGGTGGAGTCATAGCCTTCGCGCGCTACATGGAGGGAGGCCTATGA
- a CDS encoding proton-conducting transporter membrane subunit, producing the protein MINELIIIIFAPLIAGIIAWALDVKGVREAIGLIGAAVPLAYLGKLYSTVLNETVNYSVTVSGFTLHFQLNTMSWYFAAVASLVGLAMAFGMASTSKSSYDWLFALMSYTGVLGVFLSQDFVGFFLLWEMMTFASFMMVVRRNRHESLKYFVLSVIGAYAMLVAIGILYAKTGALDFATIRQALYVDASIGAISTAETALIFGLFLTAFGVKAGAVPLHVWAPGAYSETDQSYTTFFSGALSKAGAYGFLLLYILMGYKLYAALGTFHGHLTFAYIIAWIGAITVVVAGFLAVLQEDIRKLFAYSSVSQVGYILLAFGLGSSLGFAGGLFHVLSHAVFKGLFWLVTAAIILQTGKTQFKDMGGLAEKMPFTFAMGLIAVLSLSGIPPLAGFASKWLIYEAAISAHMPLVAGAIFLGSGIAFAYVVRFLYAVWFGQRPSDLEDVKEAPLPLLIGMAILAIPNLLFGVAPGIVTEYINKMLGGEVVGGDYYRLVTPTGTYNAMLVTIALVIGLAIAGLIYLYGARVRKIRVTNTYQSGNPVTEEFNLSIRKNFYRPLAEALDFWLKYSWDRFYERLAGMTEDFADSLRQAVYNGNVQSYSWYLAIVLLILALWGVL; encoded by the coding sequence ATGATCAACGAACTCATCATCATAATCTTTGCGCCCCTGATAGCCGGAATCATAGCGTGGGCGCTCGACGTAAAGGGCGTGAGGGAAGCCATAGGCCTTATAGGCGCGGCGGTACCCCTCGCGTACCTCGGCAAGCTGTACTCCACCGTCCTGAACGAGACGGTAAACTATTCGGTTACGGTTAGCGGGTTCACACTGCATTTCCAGCTCAACACCATGAGCTGGTACTTTGCGGCCGTCGCTTCCCTCGTCGGCCTCGCGATGGCCTTCGGAATGGCATCAACCTCAAAGAGCTCATACGACTGGCTCTTTGCCCTGATGAGCTACACGGGAGTGCTCGGCGTCTTCCTGAGCCAGGACTTCGTGGGATTCTTCCTGCTCTGGGAGATGATGACCTTTGCCAGCTTCATGATGGTTGTCAGGAGGAACAGGCACGAGTCCCTCAAGTACTTCGTGCTGAGCGTCATCGGAGCCTACGCGATGCTGGTGGCGATAGGCATCCTCTACGCCAAGACCGGAGCGCTCGACTTCGCCACCATAAGGCAGGCTCTCTACGTGGACGCCAGTATCGGAGCGATAAGCACCGCCGAGACGGCCCTCATATTCGGGCTGTTCCTGACGGCGTTCGGCGTTAAGGCAGGTGCCGTTCCGCTCCACGTCTGGGCACCCGGAGCTTACAGCGAGACCGACCAGAGCTACACGACCTTCTTCAGCGGCGCCCTCAGCAAGGCCGGAGCCTACGGATTCCTCCTGCTCTACATCCTCATGGGCTACAAGCTCTACGCGGCCCTCGGAACCTTCCACGGACACCTGACCTTCGCCTACATAATCGCGTGGATTGGGGCGATAACAGTAGTCGTCGCAGGCTTCCTCGCGGTTCTCCAGGAGGACATCAGGAAGCTCTTCGCCTACTCATCGGTCAGCCAGGTCGGCTACATACTGCTCGCCTTCGGACTCGGCAGCAGCCTCGGCTTTGCCGGAGGCCTCTTCCACGTGCTCAGCCACGCCGTGTTCAAGGGCCTCTTCTGGCTCGTGACCGCTGCCATAATCCTCCAGACAGGGAAGACCCAGTTCAAGGACATGGGAGGCCTCGCTGAAAAGATGCCCTTCACCTTCGCCATGGGCCTCATAGCGGTGCTGAGCCTCTCCGGAATCCCGCCGCTGGCGGGCTTCGCGAGCAAGTGGCTCATCTACGAGGCGGCCATAAGTGCCCACATGCCTCTCGTTGCAGGCGCCATATTCCTCGGAAGCGGCATAGCGTTTGCCTACGTGGTCAGGTTCCTCTACGCGGTCTGGTTCGGTCAGAGACCGAGCGACCTTGAGGACGTGAAGGAAGCCCCGCTACCGCTCCTCATAGGAATGGCGATACTGGCGATCCCCAACCTCCTCTTCGGTGTTGCACCGGGCATCGTCACGGAGTACATCAACAAGATGCTCGGCGGGGAGGTCGTCGGTGGCGACTACTACAGGCTCGTTACCCCAACCGGAACCTACAACGCCATGCTGGTGACGATAGCCCTCGTTATAGGCCTTGCAATAGCGGGACTGATATACCTCTACGGAGCCAGGGTTAGGAAGATACGGGTGACCAACACCTACCAGTCGGGTAACCCCGTCACCGAGGAGTTCAACCTCAGCATCAGGAAGAACTTCTACAGGCCGCTGGCAGAGGCCCTCGACTTCTGGCTCAAGTACAGCTGGGACAGGTTCTACGAGCGTCTAGCGGGTATGACCGAGGACTTCGCGGACTCACTCAGGCAGGCCGTGTACAACGGCAACGTGCAGAGCTATTCGTGGTACCTGGCGATAGTGCTGCTCATACTCGCACTGTGGGGGGTGTTGTGA